Proteins co-encoded in one Kocuria flava genomic window:
- a CDS encoding ABC transporter permease: MSRDLAAPQGPSPTADDDAPAAPAAARTRPLLRAGLGLVLPAALLVLWHVLSTAGVFSPVQLPPPLAVLEAGAALLASGDLWTHVGISTQRVLLGFLIGAGLGLAAGSFIGLSRWGAVLVGPTVGAFRAVPSLAWVPLLLLWIGLGEDSKVVLVAIGAFFPVYTTVAAALRHVDRTLVEAARAFGLHGLRLLTTVQLPAVLPSVVSGLRLALAQAWLFLVAAELLGASMGLGFLLTDSQNNGRTDRLLLAIVLLAVLGKASDALLGVFERWAGRRWT; the protein is encoded by the coding sequence GTGAGCCGCGACCTCGCCGCCCCGCAGGGGCCCTCCCCCACGGCCGACGACGACGCCCCCGCGGCCCCCGCCGCGGCGCGGACCCGTCCGCTGCTGCGGGCCGGGCTGGGGCTGGTGCTGCCGGCGGCGCTGCTGGTGCTGTGGCACGTGCTGTCCACCGCCGGGGTGTTCAGCCCCGTGCAGCTGCCCCCGCCCCTGGCCGTGCTCGAGGCCGGGGCGGCGCTGCTGGCGAGCGGCGACCTGTGGACCCACGTGGGCATCTCGACCCAGCGCGTGCTCCTGGGCTTCCTCATCGGCGCCGGGCTCGGCCTGGCCGCGGGCTCGTTCATCGGCCTCTCCCGGTGGGGCGCCGTCCTGGTCGGCCCGACCGTCGGGGCCTTCCGCGCCGTGCCGTCCCTGGCCTGGGTGCCGCTGCTGCTGCTGTGGATCGGACTCGGCGAGGACTCGAAGGTCGTGCTCGTGGCCATCGGCGCGTTCTTCCCCGTGTACACGACGGTCGCGGCGGCGCTGCGCCACGTGGACCGCACCCTGGTCGAGGCCGCCCGCGCGTTCGGCCTGCACGGGCTGCGGCTGCTGACCACCGTGCAGCTGCCGGCGGTGCTGCCCTCGGTCGTCTCGGGCCTGCGCCTGGCCCTGGCCCAGGCGTGGCTGTTCCTCGTGGCCGCCGAGCTGCTGGGGGCGTCCATGGGCCTGGGCTTCCTGCTCACCGACTCCCAGAACAACGGCCGCACCGACCGGCTGCTGCTGGCCATCGTGCTGCTCGCCGTGCTCGGCAAGGCCTCGGACGCGCTGCTGGGCGTGTTCGAGCGCTGGGCCGGCCGGCGCTGGACGTGA
- a CDS encoding CoA-binding protein, which translates to MTAEPRTWTGPSAPERLNILRRTGSIAIVGASNKPSRASYFVATYLQSSSPYRVYFVNPVVDEILGQPVYRSLADLPETPDLVDVFRKHDDLPGVAREAVEAGAGTLWLQLGSWHEEAAAIAEDAGLDVVMDRCVKIEHARFHGGLHLAGFNTGVISAKRQVLA; encoded by the coding sequence ATGACCGCCGAGCCCCGCACCTGGACCGGGCCCTCCGCCCCGGAGCGGCTGAACATCCTGCGCCGCACCGGGTCGATCGCCATCGTGGGCGCCTCGAACAAGCCCTCCCGGGCCTCCTACTTCGTGGCGACCTACCTGCAGTCCTCGTCCCCGTACCGGGTCTACTTCGTCAACCCCGTGGTCGACGAGATCCTGGGGCAGCCGGTGTACAGGTCCCTGGCCGACCTGCCGGAGACCCCGGACCTGGTCGACGTCTTCCGCAAGCACGACGACCTGCCGGGCGTGGCCCGCGAGGCCGTCGAGGCCGGGGCCGGGACGCTGTGGCTGCAGCTGGGCTCCTGGCACGAGGAGGCCGCCGCGATCGCCGAGGACGCCGGGCTGGACGTGGTGATGGACCGCTGCGTGAAGATCGAGCACGCCCGCTTCCACGGCGGCCTGCACCTGGCCGGCTTCAACACCGGGGTGATCTCGGCGAAGCGCCAGGTCCTCGCCTGA
- a CDS encoding ABC transporter ATP-binding protein, whose protein sequence is MSTSLLSRAGAPAPAATAGPAVPVAFEHVGKAFGTGAAAQHVLHDVDFTARAGEVVAVLGPSGCGKSTLLRAAAGLDTATAGRVLIDGTPVAGTDPRCAVAFQEPRLLPWRSVRENVRLGLPRGLPRDEGDAVVDDLIGLVGLSAHAGHRPREISGGMAQRASLARALARTPGVLLLDEPFGALDALTRLRMQDLLLTVHAARPTTVLLVTHDVDEALQLADRVLVLGRTGPAAPAGVRTVLEVPGERPRDRGSEVLAELRVRLLGDLGVDAHSAPGR, encoded by the coding sequence ATGAGCACTTCGCTGCTGTCCCGCGCCGGAGCCCCGGCGCCCGCCGCCACCGCGGGCCCCGCCGTCCCGGTCGCCTTCGAGCACGTCGGGAAGGCCTTCGGCACCGGCGCCGCCGCCCAGCACGTGCTCCACGACGTCGACTTCACGGCCCGCGCCGGCGAGGTCGTCGCGGTCCTCGGCCCCTCCGGCTGCGGCAAGTCCACGCTGCTGCGCGCCGCCGCGGGCCTCGACACCGCCACCGCCGGGCGCGTGCTCATCGACGGCACGCCCGTGGCCGGGACCGACCCGCGGTGCGCGGTCGCGTTCCAGGAGCCGCGGCTGCTGCCGTGGCGCTCCGTGCGCGAGAACGTCCGGCTGGGCCTGCCCCGCGGGCTGCCCCGGGACGAGGGCGACGCGGTCGTCGACGACCTGATCGGCCTGGTGGGTCTCTCCGCCCACGCCGGCCACCGGCCCCGGGAGATCTCCGGGGGCATGGCCCAGCGCGCCTCCCTGGCCCGGGCCCTGGCCCGCACCCCGGGCGTGCTGCTGCTCGACGAGCCCTTCGGCGCGCTCGACGCCCTCACCCGGCTGCGGATGCAGGACCTGCTGCTGACGGTCCACGCCGCCCGCCCCACCACCGTCCTGCTCGTCACCCACGACGTCGACGAGGCCCTGCAGCTCGCCGACCGCGTGCTGGTGCTCGGCCGCACCGGCCCGGCCGCCCCGGCCGGGGTGCGCACCGTCCTCGAGGTCCCCGGCGAGCGCCCCCGCGACCGCGGCTCCGAGGTCCTCGCCGAGCTGCGCGTCCGGCTGCTCGGCGACCTGGGCGTCGACGCCCACTCCGCGCCCGGCCGCTGA
- a CDS encoding 2Fe-2S iron-sulfur cluster-binding protein, with amino-acid sequence MSTFCLTVDVWRQPAPDAPGAFETHEVPDARPEMTVLELLDRVNALREAGGLDPVAFDDGCREGVCGKCGVTVDGVAHGPERNAASCMQHLGAYRDGDRVRIEPLRAASLPVKQDLSVDKKALRRVAKAAKFPVAMKALANGGCISCGACISSCPNGSGQLFVGTMLKELPPLARTEDERRERSAKVLAAAEEEFGPCSLLGDCVEVCPAGLPVENLSAVARENLRARFGRRDAPAGD; translated from the coding sequence GTGAGCACCTTCTGCCTGACCGTCGACGTCTGGCGCCAGCCCGCCCCCGACGCCCCCGGAGCGTTCGAGACCCACGAGGTCCCCGACGCCCGCCCCGAGATGACCGTCCTCGAGCTGCTGGACCGGGTCAACGCCCTCCGGGAGGCCGGGGGCCTGGACCCGGTCGCCTTCGACGACGGCTGCCGGGAGGGGGTCTGCGGCAAGTGCGGGGTCACCGTCGACGGCGTGGCCCACGGGCCCGAGCGCAACGCCGCCAGCTGCATGCAGCACCTGGGCGCCTACCGGGACGGGGACCGGGTGCGGATCGAGCCCCTGCGCGCCGCGTCCCTGCCGGTGAAGCAGGACCTGTCCGTGGACAAGAAGGCCCTGCGCCGGGTGGCCAAGGCCGCGAAGTTCCCGGTGGCCATGAAGGCCCTCGCCAACGGCGGGTGCATCAGCTGCGGGGCCTGCATCTCCTCGTGCCCCAACGGCTCCGGGCAGCTGTTCGTGGGCACGATGCTCAAGGAGCTGCCGCCGCTGGCCCGCACCGAGGACGAGCGGCGCGAGCGCTCCGCGAAGGTGCTGGCCGCCGCCGAGGAGGAGTTCGGCCCGTGCTCGCTGCTGGGCGACTGCGTCGAGGTCTGCCCGGCGGGGCTGCCGGTCGAGAACCTCTCCGCGGTGGCCCGGGAGAACCTGCGCGCGCGCTTCGGGCGCCGGGACGCCCCGGCCGGGGACTGA
- a CDS encoding O-acetylhomoserine aminocarboxypropyltransferase/cysteine synthase family protein, with protein MADHQFGFRTRALHAGGTPDAEHGARAVPIYQSSSFVFKDADDAANLFALQKYGNIYSRIGNPTVAAFEERIASLEGGIGAVATASGMAAEFLTFAALAQAGDHLVASAQLYGGTVTQLDVTLRRFGVETTFVPGTDPEDYRAALRPNTKAVYTEIVANPSGEIADLEGLAAVAHDAGVPLVVDATLTPPYLIRPLEHGADIVIHSATKFLGGHGTTLGGVVVESGRFDWGNGNFPSMTEPVASYNGVSWWGNFGEYGFLTKLRSEQLRDIGPALSPQSAWNLLQGVETLPQRMDAHLANAKVVARWLDEDPRIAYVNYAGLPGHPHHERAQQYLPLGVGSVFSFGVVSTEQLSGRQVGARFIEALQLASHLANIGDARTLILHPGSTTHQQLTAEQLLQGGVGEDLIRISVGIEDVEDILWDLDQALTAATGLTREDPAPAPAADPAPAPEGALR; from the coding sequence ATGGCCGACCACCAGTTCGGGTTCCGCACCCGCGCCCTGCACGCCGGGGGCACCCCCGACGCCGAGCACGGCGCCCGGGCGGTCCCGATCTACCAGTCCAGTTCGTTCGTCTTCAAGGACGCCGACGACGCCGCGAACCTGTTCGCGCTGCAGAAGTACGGCAACATCTACTCGCGCATCGGCAACCCGACCGTCGCGGCCTTCGAGGAGCGCATCGCCTCCCTCGAGGGCGGGATCGGCGCCGTGGCCACCGCCTCCGGCATGGCCGCCGAGTTCCTCACCTTCGCGGCGCTCGCCCAGGCCGGGGACCACCTCGTGGCCTCCGCCCAGCTCTACGGCGGCACCGTCACCCAGCTCGACGTCACCCTGCGCCGCTTCGGCGTGGAGACGACCTTCGTGCCCGGCACCGACCCGGAGGACTACCGGGCCGCGCTGCGCCCGAACACCAAGGCCGTCTACACCGAGATCGTGGCCAACCCCTCCGGGGAGATCGCCGACCTCGAGGGCCTCGCCGCGGTCGCCCACGACGCCGGCGTGCCCCTGGTCGTCGACGCGACCCTCACCCCGCCCTACCTGATCCGGCCGCTGGAGCACGGTGCGGACATCGTCATCCACTCCGCCACGAAGTTCCTGGGCGGCCACGGCACCACGCTGGGCGGCGTCGTCGTCGAGTCGGGGCGATTCGACTGGGGCAACGGGAACTTCCCGTCCATGACGGAGCCCGTGGCCTCCTACAACGGCGTGTCCTGGTGGGGGAACTTCGGCGAGTACGGCTTCCTCACGAAGCTGCGCTCGGAGCAGCTGCGGGACATCGGCCCGGCCCTGTCCCCGCAGTCCGCGTGGAACCTGCTGCAGGGCGTCGAGACGCTGCCCCAGCGCATGGACGCCCACCTGGCCAACGCGAAGGTTGTGGCCCGCTGGCTCGACGAGGACCCCCGCATCGCCTACGTCAACTACGCGGGCCTGCCGGGCCACCCCCACCACGAGCGGGCGCAGCAGTACCTGCCGCTGGGCGTGGGCTCCGTGTTCTCCTTCGGCGTGGTCTCCACCGAGCAGCTGAGCGGGCGGCAGGTCGGCGCGCGGTTCATCGAGGCCCTGCAGCTGGCCAGCCACCTGGCGAACATCGGCGACGCCCGCACCCTGATCCTGCACCCGGGCTCGACCACCCACCAGCAGCTCACCGCCGAGCAGCTGCTGCAGGGCGGCGTGGGCGAGGACCTGATCCGCATCTCCGTGGGCATCGAGGACGTCGAGGACATCCTGTGGGACCTCGACCAGGCGCTCACCGCCGCGACCGGGCTGACCCGCGAGGACCCCGCCCCCGCCCCCGCCGCCGATCCGGCGCCCGCCCCCGAAGGAGCACTCCGATGA
- a CDS encoding aliphatic sulfonate ABC transporter substrate-binding protein yields MPQRPALKLPALAAVLALGLTGCMAGEGSGEPAAQAAGEDTVVVDWATYNPLSVVVKEKGWLEAALAEDGTEVEWVQSAGSNKANEALRAGAVDVGSTAGSAALLARSNGSPIKVVDLYSQPEWSALVTTPGTGVDDVADLAGRTVAATKGTDPYFFLLQALEGAGVDPAEVTVQNLQHADGRAALENGQVDAWAGLDPIMAAAEQDGAQLFHRDVDLNTYGFLNAREDFLEEQPETAQTVVDVYAYARDWALAHPEETARLLADAAGIELPVAETVLGRTSLDIDHVPGEQQLAVLERVGPIFVASDDVADQASIDEALASIVEPSLAEDADASRVAGAIEAAEQQR; encoded by the coding sequence ATGCCCCAGCGCCCCGCCCTGAAGCTGCCCGCCCTCGCCGCGGTCCTGGCCCTCGGCCTCACCGGCTGCATGGCCGGTGAGGGCTCCGGCGAGCCGGCCGCCCAGGCCGCCGGCGAGGACACCGTCGTCGTCGACTGGGCCACCTACAACCCGCTGTCCGTGGTGGTCAAGGAGAAGGGCTGGCTCGAGGCCGCACTCGCCGAGGACGGCACGGAGGTCGAGTGGGTGCAGTCTGCCGGGTCCAACAAGGCCAACGAGGCGCTGCGCGCGGGCGCGGTCGACGTCGGCTCCACCGCCGGCTCCGCCGCCCTGCTGGCCCGCAGCAACGGCTCGCCCATCAAGGTCGTCGACCTCTACTCCCAGCCCGAGTGGTCCGCGCTGGTCACGACCCCGGGAACGGGCGTGGACGACGTCGCGGACCTCGCGGGCCGCACCGTGGCCGCGACCAAGGGCACCGACCCGTACTTCTTCCTCCTCCAGGCGCTGGAGGGGGCCGGGGTGGACCCGGCCGAGGTGACCGTCCAGAACCTCCAGCACGCCGACGGCCGGGCCGCCCTCGAGAACGGGCAGGTCGACGCGTGGGCGGGACTGGACCCGATCATGGCCGCGGCGGAGCAGGACGGCGCGCAGCTGTTCCACCGCGACGTCGACCTCAACACCTACGGCTTCCTCAACGCCCGCGAGGACTTCCTCGAGGAGCAGCCCGAGACCGCGCAGACCGTGGTGGACGTCTACGCCTACGCCCGCGACTGGGCGCTGGCCCACCCCGAGGAGACGGCGCGGCTGCTCGCCGACGCCGCCGGCATCGAGCTGCCCGTGGCCGAGACGGTCCTCGGGCGCACCTCCCTGGACATCGACCACGTCCCCGGCGAGCAGCAGCTGGCCGTGCTGGAGCGGGTCGGGCCGATCTTCGTGGCCTCCGACGACGTGGCCGACCAGGCGAGCATCGACGAGGCGCTGGCCTCGATCGTGGAGCCCTCCCTCGCCGAGGACGCCGACGCCTCCCGCGTGGCCGGGGCGATCGAGGCCGCGGAGCAGCAGCGGTGA
- a CDS encoding AMP-binding protein, whose amino-acid sequence MSFSWSDPHAPTPNPALVSDEARVAFWETQASRLDWAEPWRTAHRFERPRRIGEDEDGSPTWSVPEIAWFEGGKLNVAHNCVDRHVEAGRGAHVALYFEGEPGDRLVYTYADLQREVARAAHALTALGVEQGDRVVIYLPVIPETVIITLACARIGAVHSLVFGGFSAEALRFRVEDTGAKVLVTTDGQHRRGAVVPVKAVADEACSGENAIEHVVVVRRTSRPGRADLPRGTRGVRSKEEDAVPWTPGRDVWWHQLIADRPEVHEAQAFDAETPLFIIYTSGTTGKPKGLVHTMGGYLVQAAYTHALLFDLLPDVEDEDGVPRPDELSAVNDPAKVDATVHWCTADLAWVTAHTYEIYGPLVNGVTEVIYEGTPNTPHWGRHFEVIERYGVTAYYTAPTLIRSLMGAFPKGVPPLYNLNSIRLLGSVGESINPEAWRWLRAQVGRDEVPFVDTWWQSETGATVMSPRPHDPQFAPPGTFPPGTPRTAPKPGCATRAVPGISTRVVDEDGAPVPPGVQGFVVVDAIGPSMARTVWGDPQRYLSSYWQAYAEQGWFLAGDGARCDEEGDIYILGRVDDVINVSGHRLSTIEIESALVTHPWVVEAGAAPVRDELTGHAVLAFVVPTREGAQAPAEELTRVLREHVAREIGPIAKPRAVVAVPDLPKTRSGKITRRLLAQLWDGQELGDRSSLQNEEALEHIAGILAARP is encoded by the coding sequence GTGAGCTTCAGCTGGAGCGACCCGCACGCCCCCACCCCCAACCCCGCGCTCGTCTCGGACGAGGCCCGGGTCGCCTTCTGGGAGACCCAGGCCTCCCGCCTGGACTGGGCCGAGCCCTGGCGCACCGCGCACCGCTTCGAGCGGCCGCGGCGGATCGGCGAGGACGAGGACGGCAGCCCGACGTGGTCGGTGCCCGAGATCGCCTGGTTCGAGGGCGGGAAGCTCAACGTGGCCCACAACTGCGTGGACCGCCACGTCGAGGCCGGCCGCGGCGCCCACGTGGCCCTGTACTTCGAGGGCGAGCCCGGCGACCGCCTCGTCTACACCTACGCCGACCTGCAGCGGGAGGTCGCCCGGGCCGCCCACGCCCTCACCGCCCTGGGGGTGGAGCAGGGCGACCGCGTGGTGATCTACCTGCCCGTGATCCCCGAGACCGTGATCATCACCCTGGCCTGCGCCCGGATCGGCGCCGTGCACTCGCTGGTCTTCGGCGGCTTCTCCGCCGAGGCCCTGCGCTTCCGGGTGGAGGACACCGGGGCGAAGGTCCTGGTCACCACGGACGGCCAGCACCGGCGCGGGGCCGTGGTGCCGGTCAAGGCCGTCGCCGACGAGGCCTGCAGCGGCGAGAACGCGATCGAGCACGTCGTCGTCGTCCGCCGCACCTCCCGGCCCGGCCGCGCGGACCTGCCGCGGGGCACCCGCGGGGTGCGCTCCAAGGAGGAGGACGCCGTCCCGTGGACGCCCGGGCGGGACGTGTGGTGGCACCAGCTGATCGCCGACCGGCCGGAGGTCCACGAGGCGCAGGCCTTCGACGCCGAGACGCCGCTGTTCATCATCTACACCTCCGGGACCACGGGGAAGCCCAAGGGCCTGGTGCACACGATGGGCGGCTACCTCGTGCAGGCCGCCTACACCCACGCGCTGCTGTTCGACCTGCTGCCCGACGTCGAGGACGAGGACGGCGTGCCGCGCCCGGACGAGCTCTCCGCGGTCAACGACCCCGCGAAGGTGGACGCGACCGTCCACTGGTGCACCGCCGACCTCGCGTGGGTCACCGCGCACACCTACGAGATCTACGGCCCGCTGGTCAACGGCGTCACCGAGGTGATCTACGAGGGCACCCCGAACACCCCGCACTGGGGCCGGCACTTCGAGGTCATCGAGCGCTACGGCGTGACCGCCTACTACACGGCCCCCACGCTGATCCGTTCCCTCATGGGCGCGTTCCCCAAGGGCGTGCCCCCGCTGTACAACCTGAACTCGATCCGGCTGCTGGGCTCGGTGGGCGAGTCGATCAACCCGGAGGCCTGGCGCTGGCTGCGGGCCCAGGTGGGACGGGACGAGGTTCCGTTCGTGGACACGTGGTGGCAGTCCGAGACCGGCGCCACCGTGATGTCCCCCCGCCCGCACGACCCGCAGTTCGCCCCGCCCGGCACCTTCCCCCCCGGCACCCCGCGCACCGCGCCCAAGCCGGGCTGCGCCACCCGGGCGGTCCCGGGGATCTCCACGCGCGTGGTCGACGAGGACGGGGCCCCCGTGCCCCCCGGGGTGCAGGGCTTCGTGGTGGTCGACGCGATCGGCCCCTCGATGGCGCGCACCGTGTGGGGCGACCCGCAGCGCTACCTCTCCTCCTACTGGCAGGCCTACGCCGAGCAGGGCTGGTTCCTCGCCGGGGACGGCGCCCGCTGCGACGAGGAGGGGGACATCTACATCCTGGGCCGGGTCGACGACGTCATCAACGTCTCCGGGCACCGGCTGTCCACGATCGAGATCGAGTCGGCGCTGGTCACCCACCCGTGGGTGGTCGAGGCCGGGGCGGCGCCGGTGCGCGACGAGCTGACCGGCCACGCCGTGCTCGCCTTCGTCGTGCCCACCCGGGAGGGGGCGCAGGCCCCGGCCGAGGAGCTGACCCGGGTCCTGCGGGAGCACGTGGCCCGGGAGATCGGCCCGATCGCCAAGCCCAGGGCGGTCGTGGCGGTCCCCGACCTGCCCAAGACCCGCTCCGGGAAGATCACCCGCCGCCTGCTCGCCCAGCTGTGGGACGGGCAGGAGCTGGGCGACCGCTCCTCCCTCCAGAACGAGGAGGCCCTCGAGCACATCGCGGGGATCCTCGCCGCCCGGCCCTAG
- a CDS encoding succinate dehydrogenase: MNAVTDSPAPATDRARPPAPPAAPARPRLPELPALRALPGLSAVPTPDVKLAMAGSGAVFSGYVLVHMLGNLKVYQGPEKFDAYAELLRTAGAPVLPRGTLLWGARAVLTASLLAHAGGAAVLTVRARRANGTLLPRRGRRPRGRRRSPWAVAKRSMRSTGGVLGLFTLFHVLDLTLGARPAASRDFAPGSAHANLVASLSRPPVAAAYALAMAALAAHLVHGIPEIAHDTGLAGTPAAQRRLRIAAAALGAAVAAGNTTIPVAVLTGRVR, encoded by the coding sequence ATGAATGCCGTGACCGACTCCCCCGCCCCCGCGACCGACCGCGCCCGCCCGCCGGCGCCGCCGGCCGCCCCCGCGCGCCCGCGGCTGCCGGAGCTGCCCGCGCTGCGCGCGCTGCCCGGCCTGTCCGCGGTGCCGACCCCCGACGTGAAGCTGGCGATGGCCGGCTCCGGTGCCGTGTTCTCCGGCTACGTGCTGGTCCACATGCTCGGGAACCTGAAGGTCTACCAGGGCCCGGAGAAGTTCGACGCCTACGCCGAGCTGCTGCGCACCGCCGGGGCCCCCGTGCTGCCGCGCGGGACCCTGCTGTGGGGGGCCCGCGCGGTCCTGACCGCGAGCCTGCTCGCCCACGCCGGCGGGGCCGCCGTCCTCACGGTCCGGGCCCGGCGGGCCAACGGGACGCTGCTGCCCCGCCGGGGCCGCCGCCCCCGGGGCCGCCGCCGCTCCCCGTGGGCGGTCGCCAAGCGCTCGATGCGCAGCACCGGCGGGGTGCTCGGGCTGTTCACGCTCTTCCACGTCCTGGACCTCACCCTCGGCGCCCGCCCCGCGGCCTCGCGGGACTTCGCCCCCGGCAGCGCCCACGCCAACCTGGTCGCGAGCCTGTCCCGCCCCCCGGTGGCCGCCGCCTACGCCCTGGCCATGGCCGCGCTCGCCGCCCACCTCGTCCACGGCATCCCCGAGATCGCCCACGACACCGGCCTGGCCGGCACGCCCGCCGCCCAGCGGCGGCTGCGGATCGCGGCCGCCGCCCTCGGCGCGGCGGTCGCCGCCGGCAACACGACGATCCCGGTGGCCGTGCTGACCGGCCGGGTCCGCTGA